From a single Hypomesus transpacificus isolate Combined female chromosome 14, fHypTra1, whole genome shotgun sequence genomic region:
- the rag2 gene encoding V(D)J recombination-activating protein 2 — translation MSLQTLTAVNCASLLQPGCSLLQLDGEVFLFGQKGWPKRSCPTGVFGVRLKSGELKLRAISFSNDSCYLPPLRCPAITRLEPHDGDAEGYLVHGGRTPNNEISASLYLLTLDSRGCNRKVTLRCQEKVLVGETPGPRYGHTLSMVHSRGKKACVLFGGRSYMPAGERTSENWNSVVDCSPQVFVIDLEFGCCSAHDLPELGDGQSFHLALSREDCVYFLGGHTLSSDSRPPRLFRLRVELLQGSPLLSCQALDTGISITSAIVNRVSPSHEYIILGGYQSETQKRMECNSVVLSDTGIHIEPRDSPQWNADISHSRTWFGGSLGEGTVLIGVPSEGRPSLPEAHYFFQVRFQKDGEGEEEGGTQACSQESTDFEDSAPLEDSEELYFGREPHELEDNSEGEGDTYNEEDEEDESQTGYWIKCCVGCQVDPNTWEPYYSTELCRPAMIYCSRGEGGHWVHAQCMELSESLLVKLSQGNSKYFCLDHGGLPRQETTPPRQQLTLKRTPMKMQHRKTSTISLTLTKKSFLRRLFE, via the coding sequence ATGTCCCTGCAAACTCTGACTGCAGTGAACTGTGCAAGCCTTCTTCAGCCAGGCTGCTCACTGCTCCAGCTGGATGGAGAAGTGTTCCTGTTTGGTCAGAAAGGCTGGCCCAAGCGCTCATGTCCGACTGGTGTGTTTGGGGTTCGACTGAAGTCCGGAGAACTAAAGCTCCGAGCCATCTCCTTCTCCAACGACTCctgctacctccctcctctgcgCTGTCCTGCCATAACGCGCCTTGAGCCCCATGACGGAGATGCAGAGGGGTACCTCGTCCATGGGGGCCGCACCCCAAACAATGAAATCTCAGCCAGCCTCTACCTGTTGACCTTGGACAGCCGCGGCTGCAACCGCAAGGTGACCCTGCGCTGCCAGGAGAAAGTACTAGTGGGGGAAACCCCAGGGCCGCGTTACGGCCATACCCTCAGCATGGTGCACAGCCGAGGAAAGAAGGCCTGTGTTCTGTTTGGTGGCCGATCCTACATGCCCGCAGGGGAGCGGACCTCGGAGAACTGGAACAGCGTAGTGGACTGCTCCCCTCAGGTGTTCGTCATCGACCTGGAGTTCGGCTGCTGCTCCGCCCACGACTTACCTGAGCTTGGTGACGGCCAATCCTTTCACCTGGCTCTGTCCAGGGAGGACTGTGTGTACTTTCTGGGAGGTCACACCCTCTCTTCCGACTCCCGCCCACCTCGGCTCTTCCGCCTGCGGGTCGAGCTTCTCCAGGGCAGCCCCCTTCTCTCTTGCCAGGCCCTGGACACTGGCATCTCCATTACCAGCGCCATCGTCAACCGTGTCAGCCCCTCACATGAGTACATCATACTTGGTGGATATCAGTCTGAGACCCAGAAGAGGATGGAATGCAACAGTGTGGTTCTGAGTGACACAGGTATCCACATCGAACCCAGAGATTCCCCCCAGTGGAACGCGGACATCAGCCACAGCCGCACCTGGTTCGGTGGCAGTCTCGGTGAGGGGACCGTCCTCATTGGAGTCCCGTCAGAGGGCAGGCCGTCCTTACCAGAAGCCCATTACTTCTTCCAAGTGCGCTTTCAGAAagacggggagggagaggaggagggcgggacGCAGGCCTGCAGCCAGGAGTCCACAGATTTCGAGGACTCTGCTCCACTCGAGGACTCGGAGGAACTGTACTTTGGCCGCGAGCCCCACGAGCTGGAGGACaacagtgaaggagagggagatactTACAATGAGGAGGACGAAGAGGACGAGTCCCAGACCGGCTATTGGATCAAATGTTGTGTGGGCTGCCAGGTGGACCCCAACACTTGGGAGCCCTACTACTCCACGGAGCTCTGTCGGCCAGCCATGATCTACTGCTCCAGGGGGGAAGGAGGCCACTGGGTCCATGCCCAGTGTATGGAGCTGTCGGAGAGCCTTCTGGTGAAGCTGTCTCAGGGCAACAGCAAGTACTTCTGTCTGGATCACGGAGGCCTGCCACGGCAGGAGACGACCCCCCCACGCCAGCAGCTGACACTGAAGCGCACCCCAATGAAGATGCAACATCGAAAGACCTCAACCATTTCTCTTACCCTGACCAAGAAGAGCTTCTTGAGAAggctgtttgaatga
- the LOC124476835 gene encoding intraflagellar transport-associated protein isoform X2: protein MKKRQPKMHCSHSLLSVSFSLTLSLLNSVQVCGSMLGVDSGSSALASDDQMVAKALEHFCSASEQSYHQFLASFTHLSPGSGSGAASSGLPQHPAEMERSARSSRGRGGHGAADAADAADAAEGEGRLRERDCVLPVDQKEMELGRGVVVGICGHIDCCPPGTTPKLDNYLAFGDACEDMEGEDNITPGDALLPGEVEEEVPAYLPSFCHHTQLELTSMVGGWRAQARGPAQEQKATPEEQGKSEEVSPFSLDEDFDYDHVILSCKHSSIKTSAGAL from the exons ATGAAAAAAAGGCAACCAAAAATGCATTGCTCTcattcccttctctctgtctccttctctctcactctctctctgttaaattctgtccaggtgtgtggcAGCATGCTAGGGGTGGACAGCGGCTCAAGTGCCCTGGCCTCTGATGACCAGATGGTGGCGAAGGCCCTGGAGCATTTCTGCAGTGCCTCAGAGCAGTCTTACCACCAGTTCTTGGCCTCCTTCACACACCTGTCCCCAG GGAGCGGATCCGGAGCGGCGTCCTCCGGCCTCCCCCAGCACCCAGCGGAGATGGAGAGATCGGCGCGGAGCagcagaggcagggggggacaCGGAGCAGCAGACGCAGCGGACGCAGCGGACGCAGCGGAGGGCGAGGGCCGGTTGAGAGAGCGTGACTGTGTCCTGCCCGTTGACCAGAAGGAG ATGGAGCTGGGCAGGGGAGTCGTGGTGGGGATCTGTGGACATATAGACTGCTGTCCACCAGGCACCACTCCGAAG ttggATAACTACCTGGCGTTCGGGGATGCATGtgaagacatggagggagaggacaatATAACTCCAG GAGACGCTCTCCTtcctggggaggtggaggaagaggtgcCAGCCTACCTGCCCTCCTTCTGTCACCACACCCAGTTGGAACTCACCTCCATGGTCGGGGGTTGGAGAGCACAGGCCCGTGGACCAGCCCAGGAACAGAAGGCCACGCCAGAGGAGCAG GGTAAGAGTGAGGAGGTCTCGCCATTCAGCTTAGATGAAGATTTTGACTACGACCACGTCATACTTTCCTGTAAACATTCTTCAATAAAGACCAGCGCTGGGGCTTTGTGA
- the LOC124476835 gene encoding uncharacterized protein LOC124476835 isoform X1, translating into MKKRQPKMHCSHSLLSVSFSLTLSLLNSVQVCGSMLGVDSGSSALASDDQMVAKALEHFCSASEQSYHQFLASFTHLSPGSGSGAASSGLPQHPAEMERSARSSRGRGGHGAADAADAADAAEGEGRLRERDCVLPVDQKEMELGRGVVVGICGHIDCCPPGTTPKLDNYLAFGDACEDMEGEDNITPVPVCDPLPVSALCPRSLLCAAIAPFPTGRRIHPGGSTIPRKHRVFGWRRVRQQVTTRIRGFAPCASAVWLWFSPNYRGKAFWDRECKCCVGFCSQKSLLVELQSRVTVNTRFPRLQSGVP; encoded by the exons ATGAAAAAAAGGCAACCAAAAATGCATTGCTCTcattcccttctctctgtctccttctctctcactctctctctgttaaattctgtccaggtgtgtggcAGCATGCTAGGGGTGGACAGCGGCTCAAGTGCCCTGGCCTCTGATGACCAGATGGTGGCGAAGGCCCTGGAGCATTTCTGCAGTGCCTCAGAGCAGTCTTACCACCAGTTCTTGGCCTCCTTCACACACCTGTCCCCAG GGAGCGGATCCGGAGCGGCGTCCTCCGGCCTCCCCCAGCACCCAGCGGAGATGGAGAGATCGGCGCGGAGCagcagaggcagggggggacaCGGAGCAGCAGACGCAGCGGACGCAGCGGACGCAGCGGAGGGCGAGGGCCGGTTGAGAGAGCGTGACTGTGTCCTGCCCGTTGACCAGAAGGAG ATGGAGCTGGGCAGGGGAGTCGTGGTGGGGATCTGTGGACATATAGACTGCTGTCCACCAGGCACCACTCCGAAG ttggATAACTACCTGGCGTTCGGGGATGCATGtgaagacatggagggagaggacaatATAACTCCAG tgcCCGTCTGCGATCCTCTCCCAGTGTCGGCTCTCTGTCCTCGGTCTCTGCTGTGTGCTGCGATAGCGCCGTTTCCAACGGGCCGCAGGATACACCCCGGTGGTTCGACGATTCCTCGGAAACACCGCGTGTTTGGATGGCGACGTGTCCGACAGCAGGTGACGACGAGAATCCGGGGGTTTGCGCCGTGTGCGAGCGCTGTTTGGCTTTGGTTCAGCCCGAACTATCGAGGGAAGGCATTCTGGGATAGGGAATGCAAATGCTGCGTTGGTTTTTGCAGCCAGAAGAGCCTATTGGTTGAGCTGCAGAGCCGGGTGACAGTTAATACGCGGTTTCCTAGGTTACAATCTGGTGTCCCATGA
- the LOC124476835 gene encoding uncharacterized protein LOC124476835 isoform X3: MLGVDSGSSALASDDQMVAKALEHFCSASEQSYHQFLASFTHLSPGSGSGAASSGLPQHPAEMERSARSSRGRGGHGAADAADAADAAEGEGRLRERDCVLPVDQKEMELGRGVVVGICGHIDCCPPGTTPKLDNYLAFGDACEDMEGEDNITPVPVCDPLPVSALCPRSLLCAAIAPFPTGRRIHPGGSTIPRKHRVFGWRRVRQQVTTRIRGFAPCASAVWLWFSPNYRGKAFWDRECKCCVGFCSQKSLLVELQSRVTVNTRFPRLQSGVP, from the exons ATGCTAGGGGTGGACAGCGGCTCAAGTGCCCTGGCCTCTGATGACCAGATGGTGGCGAAGGCCCTGGAGCATTTCTGCAGTGCCTCAGAGCAGTCTTACCACCAGTTCTTGGCCTCCTTCACACACCTGTCCCCAG GGAGCGGATCCGGAGCGGCGTCCTCCGGCCTCCCCCAGCACCCAGCGGAGATGGAGAGATCGGCGCGGAGCagcagaggcagggggggacaCGGAGCAGCAGACGCAGCGGACGCAGCGGACGCAGCGGAGGGCGAGGGCCGGTTGAGAGAGCGTGACTGTGTCCTGCCCGTTGACCAGAAGGAG ATGGAGCTGGGCAGGGGAGTCGTGGTGGGGATCTGTGGACATATAGACTGCTGTCCACCAGGCACCACTCCGAAG ttggATAACTACCTGGCGTTCGGGGATGCATGtgaagacatggagggagaggacaatATAACTCCAG tgcCCGTCTGCGATCCTCTCCCAGTGTCGGCTCTCTGTCCTCGGTCTCTGCTGTGTGCTGCGATAGCGCCGTTTCCAACGGGCCGCAGGATACACCCCGGTGGTTCGACGATTCCTCGGAAACACCGCGTGTTTGGATGGCGACGTGTCCGACAGCAGGTGACGACGAGAATCCGGGGGTTTGCGCCGTGTGCGAGCGCTGTTTGGCTTTGGTTCAGCCCGAACTATCGAGGGAAGGCATTCTGGGATAGGGAATGCAAATGCTGCGTTGGTTTTTGCAGCCAGAAGAGCCTATTGGTTGAGCTGCAGAGCCGGGTGACAGTTAATACGCGGTTTCCTAGGTTACAATCTGGTGTCCCATGA